In Maridesulfovibrio sp., a single genomic region encodes these proteins:
- a CDS encoding diguanylate cyclase domain-containing protein: protein MDNNKNHGLLGLPGQRAILVSPDEKLKDIILKIWPAEVLEFTCYSQAKGAVEQLFNDPPDLLIVDNRLEDVPAVELARLVKSENVYRQLPVIVCLDDADIETPWNWDEVEVDDFLLRPFYAPVIRERVNLTLCRAMRALDANPLSKLPGNTSIIQRIQTLIDRKQDFALAYCDLDYFKSFNDKYGFSRGDEVLMMSARIIVNTVKSFAGEHTFVGHVGGDDFVVITSPDIIEEVCQRIIFSFDGIVPNFYDMEDRKRKSIVSTDRQGNIQTFPLMAISIAVVFNINGALKHYGEASAIAMGLKKKAKENPKSSYVLDRRKN from the coding sequence ATGGACAATAATAAGAATCACGGCCTGTTGGGATTACCCGGACAACGGGCCATCCTTGTTTCTCCGGACGAGAAACTCAAAGATATCATCCTCAAAATATGGCCTGCAGAAGTGCTTGAGTTTACATGTTATTCTCAGGCCAAGGGCGCGGTCGAGCAGCTATTCAACGATCCACCGGACCTCCTTATTGTCGACAACCGTCTGGAGGACGTTCCTGCTGTCGAGCTTGCCCGTCTGGTCAAGAGCGAGAACGTTTATCGGCAGTTGCCGGTAATCGTCTGCCTTGACGATGCTGACATTGAAACTCCCTGGAACTGGGATGAGGTCGAGGTGGATGATTTTCTGCTGCGTCCTTTTTATGCCCCTGTCATCAGAGAGAGGGTGAATCTGACCCTCTGCCGTGCCATGCGTGCTCTGGACGCCAACCCCCTTTCCAAACTGCCCGGCAACACTTCCATAATCCAGCGCATACAGACCCTTATCGACCGCAAGCAGGATTTCGCCCTGGCGTACTGCGATCTGGATTATTTCAAGTCCTTTAACGACAAATACGGTTTTTCCCGTGGCGACGAGGTGCTCATGATGAGCGCCCGCATAATCGTAAACACGGTCAAGAGCTTTGCCGGGGAGCATACCTTTGTGGGCCATGTCGGCGGTGATGATTTTGTTGTGATAACCTCGCCGGACATTATCGAAGAGGTTTGCCAGAGAATCATATTTTCATTTGACGGCATTGTGCCTAATTTTTATGACATGGAAGATCGCAAGCGTAAGTCCATTGTCTCCACAGACAGACAGGGTAATATCCAGACGTTTCCGCTCATGGCCATATCCATAGCCGTGGTTTTCAATATAAACGGGGCGCTGAAACATTATGGAGAAGCGTCCGCCATAGCCATGGGCCTGAAGAAAAAAGCAAAGGAAAATCCGAAAAGCAGTTATGTCCTCGACCGCCGCAAAAACTGA
- a CDS encoding tyrosine recombinase XerC, with protein MSSTAAKTDPLPEPVNVFMTYMDAEKRSSAATLRSYEKDLAQFEEFLQERRKTLGRPEDIKPDLIRAWLSRLHGQRLAKSTLSRKLSSLRSFFKYMTRHRFIPADPMVGIRNPKQEIRQPRALNVDQAVSIMDSQVGDGPEEKRDLALVELLYGSGLRVSEAIALNMFDADTSSGVVRVFGKGSKERLSPLSDTARKAIDSYLAVRSELGPSLGEQALFLGNRGGRINRRQVNRILARMAEQAGVFGGVHPHMLRHSFASHMLQSGADMRAVQELLGHEHLSTTQRYTHLNLQQIMNVYDRAHPLSGNQSPDSPKEDDEDSFLKL; from the coding sequence ATGTCCTCGACCGCCGCAAAAACTGATCCGCTTCCTGAGCCGGTGAATGTCTTCATGACATATATGGATGCTGAAAAAAGGTCATCCGCAGCCACTCTGCGCTCATATGAAAAGGATCTGGCACAGTTTGAGGAATTTCTGCAGGAACGCAGAAAAACGCTAGGGCGCCCGGAAGACATCAAGCCGGATCTTATTCGGGCCTGGCTTTCCCGCCTGCACGGCCAGCGTCTGGCAAAATCAACCTTGTCCCGAAAACTTTCCTCGCTCCGGTCTTTTTTCAAGTATATGACCAGGCACCGCTTTATACCGGCGGACCCCATGGTCGGAATCCGCAACCCCAAGCAGGAGATCAGACAGCCGCGTGCGCTTAATGTAGATCAGGCGGTCAGCATTATGGATTCGCAGGTTGGTGACGGGCCGGAAGAAAAGAGAGATCTTGCACTTGTCGAACTTTTGTACGGGTCCGGGCTCAGGGTCAGCGAGGCGATTGCGCTGAATATGTTTGATGCGGATACTTCAAGCGGAGTTGTGCGGGTTTTCGGGAAAGGGAGCAAGGAACGTCTTTCCCCCCTGAGCGATACAGCCCGCAAGGCCATTGATTCATATCTGGCGGTCAGGTCCGAACTGGGGCCGTCCCTCGGCGAACAGGCTTTGTTTCTGGGGAACCGGGGAGGGCGCATCAATCGCAGGCAGGTCAACCGCATACTGGCCCGCATGGCCGAGCAGGCCGGAGTTTTCGGCGGAGTGCATCCGCATATGCTTCGGCACAGCTTTGCTTCCCATATGCTGCAGTCCGGTGCGGATATGCGGGCGGTTCAGGAACTGCTCGGACACGAGCATTTGAGCACAACACAAAGGTATACTCATCTGAACCTGCAGCAGATAATGAACGTATATGACCGGGCTCACCCGTTGTCCGGCAATCAGTCGCCGGACTCGCCTAAGGAAGATGACGAGGACAGTTTTTTAAAGCTCTGA